One region of Oryza glaberrima chromosome 7, OglaRS2, whole genome shotgun sequence genomic DNA includes:
- the LOC127778635 gene encoding myricetin 3-O-rhamnoside 1,2-glucosyltransferase UGT709G2-like, with protein sequence MGTAPAPAHVLVFPWPIQGHLNVMLHLAVALAGAGVHVTFLHTDYNLRRLGAAAATAVASPWLRFMSVTDGLPDDHPRTVANLGEISRSLHTAGRAAYRALLASSSQLVPADAAGGGAFPPVTTVVADALLPFAIDVAEELGVPALAFRTASACSFLAYMSVPRLVELGELPFPPGGDLDEPVRGVPGMEGFLRRRDLPSPCRHHGANNNDDAAALLGRLVDAAVHCSKARALILNTAASLEAPALAHIAPRMRDVFAVGPLHAMSPAPAAATSLWRADDGCMAWLDCQADRSVVYISLGSLTVISPEQFTEFLSGLVAAGNPFLWVLRPDMVTARRRHADLQESVTAAAGDSKARVVGWAPQRNVLRHRAVGCFLTHAGWNSTLEAAVEGVPTVCWPFFTDQQINSRFVGGVWRTGLDMKDVCDAAVVARMVREAMESCEIRASAQSVARQLRRDVAEGGSSATELKRLVGFIGELATPIQHAKSESEV encoded by the coding sequence ATgggcacggcgccggcgccggcgcacgTCCTCGTGTTCCCGTGGCCGATTCAGGGCCACCTCAACGTCATGCTCCACCTCGCCgtggcgctcgccggcgccggcgtccacGTCACCTTCCTCCACACCGACTACAACCTCCGCCgccttggcgccgccgccgccaccgcggtgGCCTCGCCATGGCTCCGGTTCATGTCCGTCACGGACGGCCTCCCCGACGACCACCCCCGCACGGTGGCCAACCTCGGGGAGATCAGCCGCTCCCTCCATACGGCTGGCCGCGCCGCGTACCGTGCTCTGCTCGCCTCGTCGTCGCAGCTGGTCCCCGCGGAcgcagctggcggcggcgccttcCCGCCGGTGACCACCGTCGTGGCGGACGCCCTCCTGCCGTTCGCCATCGACGTCGCCGAGGAGCTCGGCGTGCCCGCGCTGGCCTTCCGCACGGCGAGCGCGTGTAGCTTCTTGGCGTACATGTCCGTGCCGAGGCTTGTCGAGCTCGGCGAGCTGCCGTTCCCTCCGGGCGGCGACCTCGACGAGCCGGTGCGTGGCGTTCCGGGCATGGAGGGATTCCTACGCCGGCGAGATCTCCCGAGTCCTTGCCGCCATCACGGTGCCAACAacaacgacgacgccgcggccctGCTGGGACGTCTGGTCGACGCCGCCGTGCACTGCAGCAAGGCACGTGCGCTGATACTCAACACCGCCGCGTCGCTGGAGGCGCCAGCGCTGGCGCACATCGCGCCGCGCATGCGCGACGTCTTCGCCGTCGGTCCTCTCCACGCCATGTCgcccgccccggcggcggccaccagcCTGTGGCGCGCGGACGACGGCTGCATGGCGTGGCTCGACTGCCAAGCCGACCGGTCCGTCGTGTACATCAGCCTGGGGAGCCTCACCGTCATCTCGCCGGAGCAGTTCACGGAGTTCCTGTccgggctcgtcgccgccggcaacccGTTCCTCTGGGTGCTCCGGCCGGACATGGtcacggcgaggcggcggcacgccgaCCTCCAAGAATctgtcacggcggcggcgggagacagCAAGGCGCGCGTCGTGGGGTGGGCGCCGCAGCGGAACGTGCTGCGCCACCGCGCCGTGGGGTGCTTCCTGACGCACGCCGGCtggaactcgacgctggagGCCGCCGTCGAGGGCGTGCCGACGGTGTGCTGGCCGTTCTTCACCGACCAGCAGATCAACAGCCGGTTCGTGGGCGGCGTGTGGAGGACGGGGCTGGACATGAAGGACGtgtgcgacgccgccgtcgtggcgAGGATGGTGAGGGAGGCGATGGAGTCCTGCGAGATCAGGGCGTCGGCTCAGTCGGTGGCGCGGCAGTTGAGGAGGGACGTCGCCGAGGGtggctcgtcggcgacggagctGAAGAGGCTCGTCGGCTTCATCGGGGAGCTCGCCACGCCAATCCAACACGCCAAATCCGAATCCGAAGTGTAG
- the LOC127778306 gene encoding myricetin 3-O-rhamnoside 1,2-glucosyltransferase UGT709G2-like: MGAAAAHVLVFPMPLQGHINVMLHLATALAAAAGVHVTFLHTDHNLRRLGNAAAATTAGSPRRLRFLSVPDGLPDDHPRSASDVPVMVDSLLGAGQAAYRALLGSLLVGSGGAGGFPPVTSVVADALLTFAIDVAEELGVPALAFRTASASSLLAYMSVPRLFELGELPFPPGGDLDEPVRGVPGMEGFLRRRDLPSTFRRHGNDHDVHPKLQMLVDLTTGSCKARAVILNTAASLEAPALAHIAPRVRDVFAVGPLHAMSPAPAAATSLWREDDGCMAWLDGQADRSVVYVSLGSLTVISPEQFTEFLSGLVAAGHPFLWVLRPDMVTARLQHADLQEAVTAAAAGHSKARVVEWAPQRDVLRHRAVGCFLTHAGWNSTLEAAVEGVPTVCWPFFVDQQINSRFVGGVWGTGLDMKDACDAAVVARMVREAMESGEIRATAQALAEKVRRDVADGGSSATEFKRLVGFLQELATRIQHAN; the protein is encoded by the coding sequence atgggcgcggcggcggcgcacgtccTCGTGTTCCCGATGCCGCTGCAGGGCCACATCAACGTCATGCTCCACCtcgccaccgccctcgccgccgccgccggcgtccacgTCACCTTCCTCCACACCGACCACAACCTCCGCCGCCTtggcaacgccgccgccgcaaccacgGCGGGCTCGCCACGGCGCCTCCGCTTCCTGTCCGTCCCGGACGGCCTCCCCGACGACCATCCCCGCTCCGCGAGCGACGTCCCGGTGATGGTCGATTCCCTCCTGGGCGCTGGCCAAGCCGCGTACCGTGCTCTGCTCGGCTCGTTGTtggtcgggagcggcggcgccggcggcttccCGCCGGTGACCTCCGTCGTGGCGGACGCACTTTTGACGTTCGCAATCGACGTCGCCGAGGAGCTCGGCGTGCCCGCGCTGGCCTTCCGCACGGCGAGCGCGTCTAGCTTACTGGCGTACATGTCCGTGCCCAGGCTCTTCGAGCTCGGTGAGCTGCCGTTCCCAcccggcggcgacctcgacgAGCCGGTGCGTGGCGTTCCCGGCATGGAGGGATTCCTTCGCCGGCGAGATCTCCCGAGCACCTTCCGCCGCCACGGCAACGACCACGACGTCCATCCCAAGCTGCAAATGCTGGTCGACCTCACCACGGGGAGCTGCAAGGCACGGGCGGTCATACTCAACACGGCCGCGTCGCTGGAGGCGCCAGCGCTGGCGCACATCGCGCCGCGCGTGCGCGACGTCTTCGCCGTCGGTCCACTCCACGCCATGTcccccgcgccggcggcggccaccagcCTGTGGCGCGAGGACGACGGCTGCATGGCGTGGCTCGACGGCCAGGCGGACCGGTCCGTCGTGTACGTCAGCCTGGGGAGCCTCACCGTCATCTCGCCGGAGCAGTTCACGGAGTTCCTGTccgggctcgtcgccgccggccacccgtTCCTCTGGGTGCTCCGGCCGGACATGGTCACGGCGAGGCTGCAGCACGCCGACCTCCAAGAAgccgtcacggcggcggcggcggggcacaGCAAGGCGCGCGTCGTGGAGTGGGCGCCGCAGCGGGACGTGCTGCGGCACCGCGCCGTGGGGTGCTTCCTGACGCACGCcgggtggaactcgacgctggagGCCGCCGTCGAGGGCGTGCCGACGGTGTGCTGGCCGTTCTTCGTCGACCAGCAGATCAACAGCAGGTTCGTGGGCGGCGTGTGGGGGACGGGGCTGGACATGAAGGACGcgtgcgacgccgccgtcgtggcgAGGATGGTGAGGGAGGCGATGGAGTCCGGCGAGATCAGGGCGACGGCCCAAGCGCTGGCGGAGAAGGTGAGACGGgacgtcgccgacggcggctcgtcggcgacggagttcAAGAGGCTCGTCGGCTTCCTTCAGGAGCTCGCCACGCGTATCCAACACGCTAATTGA
- the LOC127778305 gene encoding calmodulin-binding transcription activator CBT — protein MAGAGGWDPLVGSEIHGFLTYPDLNYEKLVAEAAARWFRPNEIYAILANHARFKIHAQPVDKPVSGTVVLYDRKVVRNFRKDGHNWKKKKDGRTVQEAHEKLKIGNEERVHVYYARGEDDPNFFRRCYWLLDKDLERIVLVHYRQTAEENAMAPPNPEPEVADVPTVNLIHYTSPLTSADSTSGHTELSLPEEINSHGGISASSETGNHDSSLEEFWANLLESSIKNDPKVVTSACGGSFVSSQQINNGPKNSGNIFNTSMASNAIPALNVVSETYATNHGLNQVNANHFGALKHQGDQTQSLLASDVDSQSDQFISSSVKSPMDGNTSIPNEVPARQNSLGLWKYLDDDSPGLGDNPSSVPQSFCPVTNERLLEINEISPEWAYSTETTKVVVIGNFYEQYKHLAGSAMFGVFGDQCVAGDIVQTGVYRFMVGPHTPGKVDFYLTLDGKTPISEICSFTYHVMHGSSLEARLPPSEDDYKRTNLQMQMRLARLLFATNKKKIAPKLLVEGTKVANLMSALPEKEWMDLWNILSDPEGTYVPVTESLLELVLRNRLQEWLVEMVMEGHKSTGRDDLGQGAIHLCSFLGYTWAIRLFSLSGFSLDFRDSSGWTALHWAAYHGRERMVATLLSAGANPSLVTDPTPESPAGLTAADLAARQGYDGLAAYLAEKGLTAHFEAMSLSKDTEQSPSKTRLTKLQSEKFEHLSEQELCLKESLAAYRNAADAASNIQAALRERTLKLQTKAIQLANPEIEASEIVAAMKIQHAFRNYNRKKAMRAAARIQSHFRTWKMRRNFINMRRQVIRIQAAYRGHQVRRQYRKVIWSVGIVEKAILRWRKKRKGLRGIASGMPVVMTVDAEAEPASTAEEDFFQAGRQQAEDRFNRSVVRVQALFRSYKAQQEYRRMKIAHEEAKIEFSEGQLGAACRS, from the exons atggcgggagCGGGCGGATGGGACCCGCTCGTCGGCTCCGAGATCCACGGCTTCCTCACTTACCCAG ACTTGAACTATGAGAagctggtggcggaggcggcggcgcggtggttcCGGCCTAATGAGATCTACGCGATATTGGCGAACCACGCGAGGTTCAAGATCCACGCACAACCGGTCGACAAGCCCGTGA GTGGAACTGTTGTTCTATATGATCGTAAAGTAGTCAGGAACTTCCGTAAGGATGGCcataattggaaaaaaaagaaggatggCAGGACGGTCCAAGAAGCTCATGAAAAATTAAAG ATTGGTAACGAAGAAAGGGTTCATGTCTATTATGCTCGAGGTGAAGATGATCCAAATTTCTTTCGAAGATGCTACTGGCTACTTGACAA AGATTTGGAGCGCATAGTTCTTGTGCATTATCGGCAAACAGCTGAG GAAAATGCAATGGCTCCTCCGAACCCAGAACCTGAAGTTGCAGATGTTCCTACAGTGAATTTGATCCATTACACCTCTCCTCTGACCTCTGCAGATTCAACCTCTGGTCATACTGAGCTATCTTTGCCAGAGGAAATTAATTCACATGGTGGCATATCAGCTTCTAGTG AGACTGGCAATCATGATTCCAGCCTGGAGGAGTTTTGGGCTAATCTTTTAGAGTCATCTATAAAAAACGACCCAAAAGTTGTTACTTCTGCCTGCG GTGGTTCCTTTGTGTCCAGTCAGCAGATTAATAATGGGCCGAAGAATTCTGGAAACATCTTCAATACCAGTATGGCAAGTAAT GCTATCCCAGCACTTAATGTGGTGTCAGAAACTTATGCTACAAATCATGGCCTCAATCAAGTAAATGCAAATCATTTTGGAGCTCTGAAGCATCAAGGAGATCAGACTCAATCTCTTTTGGCGTCTGATGTAGATTCTCAATCAGATCAATTTATAAGTTCTTCGGTGAAATCTCCAATGGATGGTAACACATCTATTCCTAATGAGGTGCCTGCTAGGCAGAACAGTCTTGGACTGTGGAAGTACTTGGATGATGACAGTCCTGGTTTAGGAGATAATCCAAGCTCAGTTCCACAGAGCTTCTGTCCAGTGACCAATGAAAGACTATTAGAAATCAATGAGATCTCCCCAGAATGGGCTTACTCTACAGAGACTACCAAG GTCGTGGTGATTGGGAATTTCTATGAGCAATACAAGCATTTGGCTGGGTCTGCTATGTTTGGTGTCTTTGGTGACCAATGTGTTGCCGGAGATATTGTTCAAACTGGTGTTTACCGTTTCATGGTTGGACCACATACACCTGGAAAAGTGGATTTTTATTTGACTTTGGATGGGAAAACGCCAATCAGTGAGATTTGCAGTTTCACGTATCATGTTATGCATGGTAGTTCCTTGGAGGCTAGGCTGCCGCCATCTGAGGATGATTACAAAAGGACAAATCTTCAGATGCAGATGAGACTAGCTCGCTTGTTGTTTGCcacaaacaagaaaaagatAGCACCAAAGTTGCTTGTAGAAGGCACCAAAGTTGCCAATCTCATGTCAGCATTACCAGAGAAGGAATGGATGGATTTGTGGAATATTCTTAGTGACCCAGAAGGCACATATGTTCCTGTTACTGAAAGCTTGCTTGAACTAGTGTTGCGAAATAGGTTGCAAGAGTGGCTTGTTGAAATGGTAATGGAAGGTCATAAGTCTACTGGTCGCGATGATCTAGGACAAGGAGCTATCCATCTGTGTTCTTTCCTAGGTTATACTTGGGCTATTCGATTGTTTTCTTTGTCGGGGTTCTCCTTGGATTTCCGTGATTCTTCTGGTTGGACTGCTTTACACTGGGCTGCATACCACGGGAG GGAAAGGATGGTTGCCACTCTTTTATCTGCTGGAGCAAATCCAAGTTTAGTTACAGACCCTACTCCCGAATCCCCTGCTGGACTCACTGCTGCTGATCTTGCAGCAAGACAAGGTTACGATGGCTTGGCAGCATATCTTGCTGAGAAAGGATTGACTGCACATTTTGAGGCCATGTCACTGTCCAAGGATACTGAGCAATCACCATCAAAGACTAGGCTAACAAAACTACAAAGCGAGAAGTTTGAGCACCTTAGTGAACAAGAACTTTGCTTAAAAGAATCTCTAGCAGCCTATCGCAATGCTGCTGATGCTGCCAGTAATATCCAAGCTGCACTCAGGGAGAGAACTCTTAAGCTTCAAACAAAAGCAATTCAATTGGCTAATCCTGAGATTGAAGCATCTGAGATAGTTGCTGCTATGAAGATTCAACATGCATTTCGGAACTACAACAGAAAGAAAGCAATGAGAGCTGCTGCACGAATACAGAGTCATTTCCGTACATGGAAGATGAGGAGGAACTTCATTAACATGCGAAGACAAGTTATCAGGATACAA GCTGCGTACCGAGGTCATCAAGTGAGAAGGCAGTACCGCAAGGTAATATGGTCTGTTGGAATTGTTGAGAAAGCAATTTTGCGatggagaaagaagagaaaaggccTTCGTGGGATCGCATCTGGAATGCCAGTAGTTATGACTGTGGATGCCGAAGCAGAACCAGCAAGTACTGCAGAAGAAGACTTCTTCCAGGCCGGCCGGCAACAAGCCGAGGACAGGTTCAATAGATCTGTGGTTCGCGTTCAAGCCCTGTTCCGTTCTTACAAGGCACAACAGGAGTACCGGAGGATGAAGATTGCTCATGAGGAGGCcaag ATTGAGTTCAGTGAAGGGCAGCTAGGAGCAGCATGCAGGAGTTGA
- the LOC127780842 gene encoding uncharacterized protein LOC127780842, translating into MSRWRAAAARISAAAESRLLSRAFSRVGTPAPQPPCRGFSKASAAAAAAASSRGPAAAAATTTATAAGARPEVRLNSMFLSKPCSLALPPDSPLRVEDPKFEGIKHLMLTLLLFYSKQSKSIRGANVVYHRITSQVDKSDIFDVFQLEKTFKTTFSLLVLHMWLILRRLKEEGKDGVKFGQYIYEIYNHDVELRVSKAGVNLLLTKWMKELEKIFYGNIVKYDSAISPEARQDDLVNVIWRNVYADEGSEAMDAAAVPAIQALARYTRREATCLSLTDKEAMFSGNFKFTALLPNSPSPAKPVR; encoded by the exons ATGTCGAGGTggcgcgcagccgccgcgcgcATCTCGGCCGCGGCGGAATCGCGGCTGCTCTCCAGGGCCTTCTCGAGGGTGGGGACGCCCGCTCCCCAGCCCCCGTGCAGAGGCTTCTCcaaggcctccgccgccgccgccgccgccgcgtcgtcgcgcggccctgccgcagccgcagccaccaccaccgccactgccgctgGGGCGAGGCCCGAG GTCAGACTGAATTCTATGTTCCTGTCAAAGCCCTGCTCGCTGGCATTGCCTCCTGACTCCCCTCTTCGAGTGGAAGATCCAAAGTTTGAGGGCATTAAGCATTTGATGCTCACGCTTTTGCTGTTCTACAGTAAACAAAGCAAGTCCATTAGAGGAGCAAATGTTGTTTATCATCGCATCACTTCTCAAGTTGACAAGTCTGATATCTTTGATG TTTTTCAGTTGGAGAAAACAtttaaaacaacattttcattaCTTGTTCTCCATATGTGGCTTATTCTACGTCGCTTgaaagaagaagggaaggatGGTGTTAAATTTGGACAGTACATCTATGAAATTTACAATCATGATGTGGAGCTTAGAGTTTCGAAAGCTGGG GTTAACTTGCTCTTGACAAAATGGATGAAAGAACTTGAGAAGATATTCTATGGGAACATTGTGAAATATGACTCTGCAATAAGCCCAGAAGCACGTCAGGATGATCTTGTAAATGTCATCTGGAG GAATGTGTATGCCGACGAAGGTTCAGAGGCTATGGATGCAGCAGCTGTCCCTGCTATCCAG GCATTGGCACGGTACACTCGGAGGGAGGCAACTTGCCTATCACTGACAG ATAAAGAAGCTATGTTCTCTGGCAACTTCAAATTTACAGCCCTGCTGCCGAATTCTCCCAGCCCAGCGAAGCCTGTGCGGTGA
- the LOC127778424 gene encoding peptidyl-prolyl cis-trans isomerase FKBP20-2, chloroplastic isoform X1, whose protein sequence is MELVSSSRSVLPRCGGGGVAGIAAAPFRTASASSRRKGTSGFVCALGCDGEGKKSVAEGTVRRRAALALLLASPAMSVAFSAHGKTKSRNPYDERRLLQQNKKIQEANRAPDDFPNFIREGFEVKVVTSDNYITRDSGLLYEDIKVGTGNSPKDGQQVIFHYVGYNESGRRIDSTYIQGSPAKIRLGNKTLVPGFEEGIRDMKPGGKRRIIIPPELGPPVGPSTFFSAKQFEVFDIELLAVQDCQRRTIAFYSDVVCS, encoded by the exons atggagctGGTCTCCTCGTCGCGCTCCGTCCTtccgcggtgcggcggcggcggcg TTGCAGGTATAGCTGCTGCTCCGTTCAGGACGGCGTCCGCCAGCTCGAGGCGCAAGGGGACGAGCGGATTCGTGTG TGCTTTGGGTTGCGATGGTGAGGGGAAGAAGAGCGTGGCGGAGGGGACGGTCAGGAGGAGGGCGGCCCTCGCTTTGCTGCTGGCTTCGCCGGCGATGTCGGTGGCGTTCTCGGCTCACGGGAAGACCAAAAGCAGGAACCCTTACGACGAGAGGCGGCTGCTTCAGCAGAACAAGAAGATCCAGGAAGCCAACCGGGCTCCTGACGATTTTCCGAATTTCATCAGGGAAG GTTTCGAAGTCAAAGTAGTGACATCTGACAACTACATAACGCGAGACTCTGGGCTACTGTATGAGGACATCAAAGTTGGTACGGGCAACTCTCCAAAGGATGGTCAGCAG GTTATATTTCACTATGTGGGCTACAATGAGTCAGGGCGCAGGATAGATAGCACCTACATTCAGGGTTCACCTGCCAAAATTCGGTTAGGGAACAAAACACTGGTTC CAGGTTTTGAAGAAGGGATACGGGACATGAAACCAGGTGGTAAGAGAAGAATTATTATACCTCCAGAGCTTGGTCCTCCT GTTGGGCCGTCAACATTCTTCAGTGCGAAGCAGTTCGAGGTATTCGACATCGAACTCCTCGCTGTTCAGGACTGCCAACGGAGAACAATAGCCTTTTACTCCGATGTAGTGTGCAGCTGA
- the LOC127778424 gene encoding peptidyl-prolyl cis-trans isomerase FKBP20-2, chloroplastic isoform X2 translates to MELVSSSRSVLPRCGGGGVAGIAAAPFRTASASSRRKGTSGFVCALGCDGEGKKSVAEGTVRRRAALALLLASPAMSVAFSAHGKTKSRNPYDERRLLQQNKKIQEANRAPDDFPNFIREGFEVKVVTSDNYITRDSGLLYEDIKVGTGNSPKDGQQVIFHYVGYNESGRRIDSTYIQGSPAKIRLGNKTLVPGFEEGIRDMKPGGKRRIIIPPELGPPVISDRR, encoded by the exons atggagctGGTCTCCTCGTCGCGCTCCGTCCTtccgcggtgcggcggcggcggcg TTGCAGGTATAGCTGCTGCTCCGTTCAGGACGGCGTCCGCCAGCTCGAGGCGCAAGGGGACGAGCGGATTCGTGTG TGCTTTGGGTTGCGATGGTGAGGGGAAGAAGAGCGTGGCGGAGGGGACGGTCAGGAGGAGGGCGGCCCTCGCTTTGCTGCTGGCTTCGCCGGCGATGTCGGTGGCGTTCTCGGCTCACGGGAAGACCAAAAGCAGGAACCCTTACGACGAGAGGCGGCTGCTTCAGCAGAACAAGAAGATCCAGGAAGCCAACCGGGCTCCTGACGATTTTCCGAATTTCATCAGGGAAG GTTTCGAAGTCAAAGTAGTGACATCTGACAACTACATAACGCGAGACTCTGGGCTACTGTATGAGGACATCAAAGTTGGTACGGGCAACTCTCCAAAGGATGGTCAGCAG GTTATATTTCACTATGTGGGCTACAATGAGTCAGGGCGCAGGATAGATAGCACCTACATTCAGGGTTCACCTGCCAAAATTCGGTTAGGGAACAAAACACTGGTTC CAGGTTTTGAAGAAGGGATACGGGACATGAAACCAGGTGGTAAGAGAAGAATTATTATACCTCCAGAGCTTGGTCCTCCT GTGATCAGTGATAGAAGATAG